A section of the Scleropages formosus chromosome 12, fSclFor1.1, whole genome shotgun sequence genome encodes:
- the retreg2 gene encoding reticulophagy regulator 2 yields MASGEEAAYAPVCVSSSAAAASSSLGLEALFPGAGAEPASYDAGNPELLRLRERLQGWLRPYEAAVLWAQGLLVWERPLHSVLAASALHAVFWLLSSTPLRPLFLLSLCLFALLLLDLWRQRLPAISGAVQHPDTAATERESIMVRPRLLSIPELSHHLAESYLTCSLYVQEMLQYKRLNHGKFCALVCAACLVLAVVGHYIPGVMISYIILLSVLLWPLVVYHELIQKMYTGLEPILMKLDYSMKGGTQHRKHDKKKVKKDGEEGDESRVETESESEEELSCFAPTVDVKTTALAMAITDSELSDEEASILESGGFSVSRATTPQLTDVSEDLDRQSINSEPEETFSRGLQEFPSIDEFSSVGHGLPQFFTTLSGLREGTTSEHQEAEPQNPASLLIQHLASPLHFVNTHFSGQGQPVGGSLEVSDVAKDESSPASALSLEALSKEIVSTAISTVVQNTLTALLRSSEAGEGPSIDEFLPTKTSSTTLHSILSPDMEPEDEDSTTMMTHPVEASAPAEEEDFELLDQSELEQMDIELGLLSEGQESHTAEASDPSPHTQQS; encoded by the exons ATGGCGAGCGGAGAGGAGGCTGCGTACGCCCCCGTTTGCGTTTCCTccagcgccgccgccgcctcctcctcgcTCGGCCTGGAGGCCTTGTTCCCGGGCGCCGGAGCCGAGCCGGCGAGCTACGACGCGGGGAACCCGGAGCTGCTCCGTCTGCGGGAGCGGCTGCAGGGCTGGCTGAGGCCGTACGAGGCCGCCGTGCTGTGGGCGCAGGGGCTGCTCGTGTGGGAGAGGCCGCTGCACAGCGTCCTGGCCGCGTCGGCACTGCACGCCGTTTTCTG GCTGCTGTCGTCGACGCCCCTGAGGCCTCTgttcctgctcagcctgtgccTCTTTGCGCTCCTGCTGCTGGACCTCTGGAGGCAGCGGCTGCCCGCCATCAGCG GTGCTGTCCAGCATCCCGACACCGCCGCCACCGAAAG GGAGAGCATCATGGTACGCCCCAGGCTCCTCAGTATTCCAGAGCTGAGCCACCACCTTGCTGAGAGCTACCTCACCTGTAGCCTCTACGTGCAGGAGATGCTGCAGTACAAACGGCTGAACCATGgcaag TTCTGCGCCCTGGTGTGTGCAGCGTGCCTGGTACTGGCTGTAGTGGGACATTACATACCTGGAGTCATGATCTCTTACATCATAT TGCTGAGCGTGCTGCTGTGGCCGCTGGTGGTGTATCACGAGCTCATTCAGAAGATGTACACCGGCCTGGAGCCCATCTTGATGAAACTGGACTACAGCATGAAAGGGGGCACGCAGCACCGCAAGCATGACAAGAAga AGGTGAAGAAGGACGGGGAGGAGGGCGACGAGTCCCGGGTGGAGACCGAGAGCGAAAGCGAAGAGGAGCTGTCGTGCTTCGCCCCTACG GTTGATGTGAAGACCACAGCTTTGGCCATGGCCATCACTGACTCGGAGCTCTCCGATGAGGAGGCCTCTATCCTGGAGAGTGGGGGGTTCTCTGTGTccagagccaccacaccccagctCACAGATGTCTCTGAAG ACTTGGACCGGCAGAGCATCAACAGTGAACCGGAAGAGACCTTCTCACGAGGCCTTCAGGAATTTCCTTCCATTGACGAGTTCTCCTCCGTCGGACACGGCCTGCCCCAGTTCTTCACAACCTTGTCAGGGCTTAGAGAAGGGACTACCTCGGAACATCAGGAAGCAGAGCCACAGAACCCCGCTAGTCTTCTGATCCAGCACTTGGCATCCCCTCTGCACTTCGTTAACACGCACTTCAGTGGACAGGGACAGCCGGTAGGGGGTAGTCTGGAGGTATCTGACGTTGCAAAGGACGAGTCTTCCCCAGCCTCTGCCCTTTCCTTGGAGGCCCTGAGCAAAGAAATTGTCAGCACAGCCATCTCCACTGTGGTGCAGAACACTTTGACAGCCCTGCTGCGATCCAGCGAGGCCGGTGAGGGCCCCTCCATTGACGAGTTCCTACCGACCAAGACCTCCTCCACCACCCTGCATAGCATTCTGTCCCCAGACATGGAGCCGGAGGACGAGGATTCTACCACGATGATGACGCACCCCGTTGAAGCATCTGCCCCTGCTGAGGAAGAGGACTTTGAGCTGCTGGACCAAAGTGAGCTAGAACAGATGGATATAGAGCTGGGATTACTATCTGAGGGTCAGGAGTCCCATACAGCTGAGGCATCTGATCCCAGCCCCCATACCCAGCAGTCCTAG